The proteins below come from a single Oncorhynchus keta strain PuntledgeMale-10-30-2019 chromosome 32, Oket_V2, whole genome shotgun sequence genomic window:
- the LOC118364655 gene encoding myosin-9-like isoform X2: MATDADKFLYVDRNMVNNPLAQADWATKKLVWVPSERLGFEAGSVKEERGEECLVELADSGKKVKVNKDDIQKMNPPKFSKVEDMAELTCLNEASVLHNLKERYYSGLIYTYSGLFCVVINPYKNLPIYSEEIVDMYKGKKRHEMPPHIYAITDTAYRSMMQDREDQSILCTGESGAGKTENTKKVIQYLAHVASSHKTKKDQGELEKQLLQANPILEAFGNGKTVKNDNSSRFGKFIRINFDVNGYIVGANIETYLLEKSRAIRQAKDERTFHVFYYMLTGAGDKLRSELCLEGYNNYRFLVNGNVTIPGQQDKDLFTETLEAFRIMGIPEDEQIGLLKVVSSVLQLGNMSFKKERHSDQASMPDDTAAQKVCHLMGMSVTDFTRAILSPRIKVGRDYVQKAQTQEQAEFAVEALAKATYERMFRWLVMRINKALDKTKRQGASFIGILDIAGFEIFELNSFEQLCINYTNEKLQQLFNHTMFILEQEEYQREGIEWSFIDFGLDLQPCIDLIEKPASPPGILALLDEECWFPKATDKSFVEKVLQEQGTHSKFHKPKKLKDEADFCIIHYAGKVDYKADEWLMKNMDPLNDNVATLLNQSTDKFVSELWKDVDRIVGLDKVAGMSEMPGAFKTRKGMFRTVGQLYKEQLSKLMATLRNTNPNFVRCIIPNHEKKAGKLDPHLVLDQLRCNGVLEGIRICRQGFPNRIVFQEFRQRYEILTPNSIPKGFMDGKQACVLMIKSLELDPNLFRIGQSKVFFRAGVLAHLEEERDMKITDVIISFQAWCRGYVARKAFARRQQQLTAMKVIQRNCSAYLKLRNWQWWRLFTKVKPLLQVSRQEEEMQAKDDELSKVKERQEYAEIQLQEMEVKQHQLSAEKQALQEQLQAETELCAEAEEMRARLAAKKQELEEILHDLEARVEEEEERATHLQTEKKKMQQNITDLEQQLDEEEAARQRLQLEKVTTDSKLKKIEEDVMVLEDQNNKLMKEKKLMEERISEFTSNLTEEEEKSKSLQKLKNKHEAMITDLEDRLRREEKGRQELEKNRRKLEGDSTDLLDQIAELQAQIAELRAQLAKKEEELQAALARIEEEAAQKNLAQKKIREMEAQLSELQEDLELERAARTKAEKNRRDLGEELEALKTELEDTLDSTAAQQELRTKRETEVNQLKKVLEDEGKVHEQQVVEMRLKHSQAFDELNEQLEQAKRNKVSVDKTKQALESERNELAIELQTLMQGKGDSEHRRKKAEGQVQELQVKHGESERQRIELAERVAKMQAELETVNGLLSEVEGKSIKASKDCSSVESQLQDVQELLQEETRQKLSMGTRLRQLEDEQNTLREQLEEEEEGKRNVEKQLLTVQAQLAEIKKKSEQEAGCLENAEEGKKRLQRDLEGLGQRMEEKCSAFEKLDKTKTRLQQELDDMVVDQDHLRQIVTNLEKKQKKFDQMLAEEKTISCRYAEERDKAEAEAREKETRTLALTRELESLRDMKDEMDRANKLLRAEMEDLVSSKDDVGKSVHELEKSKRGMDQQLEEMRTQLEELEDELQATEDAKLRLEVNMQAMKAQYERDLAGRDEMGEEKKRQLVKQVREMELELEDERKQRSVAVAARKKLELDLKELEAAIDMANKNRDEALKQLKKLQAQMKELLRELEDTRMSRDEIMAQAKENEKKLKSMEADMIQMTEELASAERVKRQAQQERDELQDEINNQAAKNALIAEEKRRLEARIAQLEEELEEEQCNTELVNDRLKRALLQTDQMTVELTAERSTSQRLEGARSQLERQNKELKLKLQELEGTVKSKYKATIAALEAKIAQLEEQVDIETRERQQASKLVRRTEKKLKEVVLAVDDERRNTEQYKDQSDKLNSRMKQLKRQLEESEEEAQRANANRRKLQRELEDATESADAMNREVSTLKSKLRRGDLPFTMRRIVSRAGIESDEESEPKSETPEPKPE; this comes from the exons ATGGCGACGGACGCAGATAAGTTCCTGTACGTGGACCGCAACATGGTCAACAACCCTCTGGCCCAGGCAGACTGGGCCACCAAGAAGCTGGTGTGGGTGCCGTCGGAGCGGCTGGGCTTCGAGGCGGGATCTGTGAAGGAGGAGCGAGGTGAAGAGTGCCTGGTGGAGCTGGCAGACTCTGGCAAGAAGGTGAAAGTCAACAAGGACGACATCCAGAAGATGAACCCGCCTAAGTTCAGCAAGGTGGAAGACATGGCCGAGCTCACCTGCCTGAACGAGGCCTCGGTGCTGCACAACCTCAAGGAGAGATATTACTCTGGCCTCATCTAC ACATACTCTGGGCTCTTCTGTGTGGTTATAAACCCCTATAAGAATCTGCCCATCTACTCAGAAGAGATTGTGGATATGTACAAGGGCAAGAAGAGGCATGAAATGCCCCCCCATATTTATGCCATCACTGACACGGCCTACAGGAGCATGATGCAGG ACCGTGAAGACCAGTCCATTCTTTGCAC AGGAGAGTCTGGTGCTGGGAAGACGGAGAACACCAAGAAGGTCATTCAGTATCTGGCCCATGTGGCCTCTTCCCACAAGACCAAGAAAGACCAG GGGGAGCTGGAGAAGCAGCTGCTGCAAGCTAACCCCATCCTGGAGGCCTTTGGAAACGGAAAGACTGTCAAGAACGACAACTCATCTCGATTC ggaaaATTCATCAGGATTAACTTCGATGTCAACGGATACATTGTGGGGGCCAACATTGAAACCT ACCTGCTGGAGAAGTCCCGTGCCATCCGCCAGGCCAAAGACGAGAGGACCTTCCATGTCTTCTATTACATGCTCACTGGTGCTGGAGACAAACTGCGCT CCGAGCTGTGTCTGGAGGGCTACAACAACTACCGCTTCCTGGTCAATGGAAACGTGACCATCCCTGGCCAGCAGGATAAGGACCTGTTCACAGAGACCCTGGAGGCCTTTAGGATCATGGGCATTCCAGAGGATGAGCAGATTG GTCTGCTGAAGGTGGTGTCTTCTGTGCTCCAGCTGGGCAACATGAGCTTTAAGAAGGAGCGCCATTCAGACCAGGCCTCCATGCCTGATGACACAG CTGCTCAGAAGGTGTGTCACCTGATGGGCATGAGCGTGACAGACTTCACCCGTGCCATCCTGTCCCCTCGTATCAAGGTGGGCAGGGACTACGTGCAGAAGGCCCAGACCCAGGAACAGGCTGAGTTTGCAGTGGAGGCCCTGGCCAAGGCCACCTACGAGAGGATGTTCCGCTGGCTGGTGATGAGGATCAACAAGGCCCTGGACAAGACCAAGAGACAGGGAGCCTCCTTCATCGGCATCCTGGACATCGCTGGCTTTGAGATCTTTGAG CTGAACTCATTTGAGCAGCTGTGCATCAACTACACCAACGAGAAGCTGCAGCAGCTGTTCAACCACACCATGTTCATCCTGGAGCAGGAGGAGTACCAGAGGGAGGGCATCGAGTGGAGCTTCATCGACTTCGGCCTGGACCTGCAGCCCTGCATCGACCTGATTGAGAAGCCT GCTAGCCCCCCTGGTATCCTGGCCCTTTTGGATGAGGAGTGCTGGTTCCCCAAAGCCACTGACAAGAGCTTTGTGGAGAAGGTCCTGCAGGAGCAGGGCACCCACTCAAAGTTCCACAAGCCCAAGAAACTGAAAGATGAGGCTGACTTCTGCATCATTCACTACGCCGGGAAG GTGGACTACAAGGCTGACGAGTGGCTGATGAAGAACATGGACCCTCTGAACGACAACGTGGCCACGCTGCTCAACCAGTCCACTGACAAGTTTGTGTCTGAACTGTGGAAGGATG TGGATCGTATTGTGGGCCTGGATAAGGTTGCAGGGATGTCTGAGATGCCTGGTGCCTTTAAGACCCGTAAAGGCATGTTCCGCACGGTGGGCCAGCTTTACAAGGAGCAGCTGTCCAAGCTCATGGCCACTCTGAGGAACACCAACCCCAACTTCGTCCGCTGCATCATCCCCAACCACGAGAAGAAG GCTGGTAAGCTAGACCCCCACCTGGTTCTGGACCAGCTGAGGTGTAATGGTGTTCTGGAGGGGATCCGTATCTGCAGACAGGGCTTCCCCAACCGTATCGTCTTCCAGGAGTTCAGACAGAG GTATGAGATCCTCACACCCAACTCCATCCCCAAGGGCTTCATGGATGGCAAACAGGCCTGTGTGCTCATG ATCAAAAGCCTGGAGCTGGATCCCAACCTGTTCAGGATTGGTCAGAGTAAGGTGTTCTTCAGGGCTGGAGTGCTGGCtcacctggaggaggagagagacatgaagatcaCGGACGTCATCATCAGCTTCCAGGCCTGGTGCAGAGGCTACGTGGCCCGCAA GGCCTTTGCCAGGAGACAGCAGCAGCTGACCGCCATGAAGGTGATCCAGAGGAACTGTTCTGCCTACCTCAAACTCAGGAACTGGCAGTGGTGGAGACTCTTCACCAAG GTGAAGCCCCTGCTGCAGGTGAGcaggcaggaggaggagatgcAGGCCAAGGATGATGAGTTGAGCAAGGTGAAGGAGAGGCAGGAGTATGCTGAGATACAGCTGCAGGAGATGGAGGTCAAACAGCACCAG ttGAGTGCTGAGAAGCAGGCCCTGCAGGAGCAGCTGCAGGCTGAGACAGAGTTGTGTGCCGAGGCTGAGGAGATGAGAGCCCGTCTGGCCGCTAAGAAGCAGGAGCTGGAGGAGATCCTTCATGACCTGGAGGccagagtggaggaagaggaggagagagccaCACATCTGCAGACCGAGAAGAAGAAGATGCAGCAGAACATCACg gacctgGAGCAGCAGTTGGATGAGGAGGAGGCTGCTAGGCAGCGGCTGCAGCTGGAGAAGGTGACCACAGACTCCAAGCTGAAGAAGATTGAGGAGGACGTCATGGTTCTTGAAGACCAGAACAACAAACTCATGAAG GAGAAAAAGCTAATGGAGGAGCGTATCTCTGAGTTCACCTCTAACctgactgaggaggaggagaagtccAAGAGCCTTCAGAAACTCAAGAACAAACACGAGGCTATGATCACTGACCTAGAGG ACCGCCTGCGCAGGGAGGAGAAGGGCCGTCAGGAGCTGGAGAAGAACCGGCGTAAGCTGGAGGGAGATTCTACTGATCTCCTTGACCAGATAGCTGAGCTGCAGGCCCAGATCGCTGAGCTCCGTGCCCAGCTGGCCAAGAAGGAGGAGGAGCTGCAGGCAGCCCTGGCCAG GATTGAGGAGGAGGCAGCCCAGAAGAACTTGGCCCAAAAGAAGATCCGGGAGATGGAAGCCCAGCTATCTGAGCTGCAGGAGGACCTGGAGCTAGAGAGGGCCGCACGCACCAAGGCTGAGAAGAACCGCAGGGACctgggagaggagctggaggcCCTCAAGACTGAGCTGGAGGACACACTGGACTCCACCGCTGCCCAGCAAGAGCTCAG GACAAAGCGTGAGACTGAGGTGAACCAGCTGAAGAAGGTTCTAGAGGATGAAGGCAAGGTCCACGAGCAGCAGGTGGTGGAGATGAGACTGAAACATAGCCAGGCCTTCGATGAGCTCAACGAGCAACTGGAGCAGGccaagaga AACAAGGTGTCGGTGGATAAGACTAAGCAGGCCCTGGAGAGTGAGCGTAACGAGCTGGCCATTGAGCTGCAGACCCTGATGCAGGGGAAGGGGGACTCTGAGCACCGCAGGAAGAAGGCTGAGGGCCAGGTCCAAGAGCTACAGGTCAAACACGGAGAGAGCGAGCGCCAGAGGATTGAGCTGGCAGAGAGAGTGGCCAAGATGCAG GCCGAGTTGGAGACTGTCAATGGCTTGCTCAGTGAGGTGGAGGGTAAATCCATCAAAGCGTCCAAGGACTGCTCTTCTGTGGAGTCTCAGCTGCAGGATGTGCAG GAGCTGCTCCAGGAGGAGACTCGTCAGAAGCTGTCCATGGGCACTCGTCTGCGTCAGCTGGAGGATGAACAGAACACTCTGAGAGaacagctggaggaggaggaggagggcaagagGAATGTGGAGAAGCAGCTGCTCACCGTGCAGGCTCAG CTGGCAGAGATTAAGAAGAAGTCTGAGCAGGAAGCAGGCTGTCTGGAAAATGcggaggaggggaagaagaggcTGCAGAGGGACCTGGAGGGGCTTGGCCAGCGGATGGAGGAGAAGTGCAGTGCCTTTGAGAAACTGGACAAGACCAAGACTCGTCTGCAACAGGAGCTGGACGACATGGTGGTGGACCAGGACCACCTCAGACAGATCGTAACCAACCtggagaagaagcagaagaagttTGACCAG ATGCTGGCTGAGGAGAAGACCATCTCATGCCGCTATGCTGAGGAGAGGGACAAGGCTGAGGCTGAGGCCAGGGAAAAGGAGACCCGGACCCTGGCTCTGACCCGCGAGCTGGAATCCCTCCGTGACATGAAGGATGAGATGGACCGTGCCAACAAGCTGCTCCGTGCTGAGATGGAGGACCTGGTCTCCTCCAAGGACGACGTTGGCAAGAGT GTACACGAGCTGGAGAAGTCCAAGCGTGGCATGGATCAGCAGCTGGAGGAGATGAGAACTCagctggaggagctggaggacGAGCTGCAGGCCACGGAGGACGCCAAGCTGCGTCTGGAGGTCAACATGCAGGCCATGAAGGCCCAGTACGAGAGAGACCTGGCAGGACGAGATGAGATGGGcgaggagaagaagagacaacTGGTCAAACAG GTGCGGGAGATGGAGTTGGAGTTGGAGGATGAGAGGAAGCAGCGCTCTGTTGCCGTGGCAGCCCGTAAGAAGCTGGAGCTGGACCTGAAGGAGCTGGAGGCAGCCATCGACATGGCCAACAAGAACCGTGATGAGGCCCTCAAACAGCTTAAGAAGCTCCAG gcCCAGATGAAGGAGCTGCTGAGGGAGCTGGAGGACACTCGTATGTCCAGAGATGAGATCATGGCCCAGGCCAAGGAGAACGAGAAGAAGCTCAAGAGCATGGAGGCTGACATGATCCAGATGACAGAG GAGCTGGCTTCTGCAGAGCGTGTAAAGAGACAGGCCCAGCAAGAGAGAGACGAGCTGCAGGATGAGATCAACAACCAGGCTGCCAAGAA TGCTCTGATTGCAGAGGAGAAAAGGAGACTGGAGGCTCGTATCGCACAGctggaggaggagctggaggaggagcAGTGTAACACTGAGCTGGTCAACGATAGGCTGAAGAGAGCTCTGCTGCAG ACTGACCAGATGACTGTGGAGCTGACGGCAGAGCGCAGTACCTCCCAGCGCCTGGAGGGGGCCCGCTCCCAGCTGGAGCGCCAGAACAAGGAGCTGAAGCTGAAGCTGCAGGAGCTGGAAGGAACTGTCAAGTCCAAGTACAAGGCCACTATTGCCGCCCTGGAGGCCAAGATCGCCCAGCTGGAGGAGCAGGTGGACATCGAGACCAG GGAGAGGCAGCAGGCGTCCAAGCTGGTGCGCCGCACAGAGAAGAAGCTAAAGGAGGTCGTCCTCGCGGTGGACGACGAGAGACGCAACACAGAGCAGTACAAAGACCAG tCGGACAAGCTGAACTCTCGTATGAAGCAGCTGAAGAGGCAGCTTGAGGAGTCTGAGGAGGAGGCCCAGAGAGCCAACGCCAACCGCAGGAAACTGCAAAGGGAGCTGGAGGACGCCACAGAGTCAGCCGATGCCATGAACCGCGAGGTCAGCACCCTCAAGAGCAAGCTCAG GCGTGGGGACCTCCCCTTCACCATGCGCCGCATTGTCAGCCGCGCAGGCATTGAGAGTGACGAGGAGAGCGAGCCCAAGAGCGAGACACCTGAGCCCAAGCCTGAATGA